TCGGTGGCGGGGTGCGGATATTAGCAACATTTTGAACTTTGAAGAGGATTACCCGGAAGCACGCACGATTTTGCTGGAGCAGAATTATCGTTCAACTTCAAATATCCTTAATGCAGCTAACGAAGTCATTGGCCAAAACACAGGCCGCAAGCCAAAAAAACTATGGACCGACAAAGAAGGCGGCGCCAAGATTAAGGTTTATCGTGCTGACTCCGAACATGACGAAGGCTATTTTATCGCCTCAGAAATTCATAAGAATATTAAGGCGGGCAAAACCTATAGCCATCATGCCATTTTGTACCGTACGAATGCCCAGTCTCGGGTGGTCGAGGAAATTTTGATCAAATCGGATATCCCTTACCAAATCGTGGGCGGAATCAAGTTCTATGATCGTAAAGAGATTAAGGATTTGCTGGCGTATCTTCGCCTACTGTCCAATCCTGACGACGATATCAGCCTGATCCGAATCATTAATGTACCCAAACGAAGCATCGGCGACACAACGGTTGGCAAATTACAGGCAGCCGCGGCGGAACGTGGGGTTTCGATTTTCCGTGTGCTTCAAGTGGTTGATGATTTGGGCTTTGCTGGACGCACGCGCAATGCGCTTGTAGAGTTTTACGATATGATTGAAGGTTTAAGTCGGATGGTGGATTACCTGTCAGTTACTGAGTTGACCGAAAAAATGCTGGAAACCACCCAATATCGATTGGAACTACAAAACGAGAATACACTCGAGTCACGCTCGCGTTTGGAGAATATTGATGAGTTTCTGTCGGTAACTATGGAATTTGAAAAAGGGACGGAAGACAAGTCGCTTGTCTCCTTCCTGACCGATCTTGCTCTCATTGCCGATATTGATTCCATGAATGACGATGAAGAGGAGCAGAGTGATGCGGTTGTATTAATGACCATGCATAGCGCCAAAGGACTGGAGTTTCCTATCGTATTTATCGTTGGTATGGAGGAAGGGGTATTCCCTCACAGCAGGGCCTTTTTGGATAATGAAGAGCTGGAGGAAGAGCGTAGATTGGCGTATGTCGGGATTACCCGTGCTGAGGAGCAGTTGTTCCTCACATGCGCTCAGATGCGCACTCTGTTTGGACGTACCACAGCTAACCCGCCTTCCCGCTTTCTCGAAGAGATTCCGGATGAGTTAAAAGAGGATACGGTCATCAAGCGTGATCGTTACCGTCGTTCAGGCAATGTAGGCGGATCTTATGGTGGTCGCGGACTGGGCAAAAGCAGTGGCAGCAACTTTGGTGGAGAGCGCTCGTTTGATACGATGAGCCGTAGTGGCTCGTCTGCTTCCGCGTCGCCCCGCGTAACAGTGACCACTTCCTCACCTGCAAAACCAACTCCGTCTGTTGCGACAGGGGGGGCATCCATTTTTGCTGCCGGAGACAAGGTACAGCATGGCAAGTGGGGAATTGGAACCATTGTAGCTGTAAAAGGAACGGGCAATGATATGGAGCTTCAGATTGCTTTCCCGGCTCCAGTAGGGGTTAAACGACTGTTAGCTGGCTTTGCACCGATTACAAAAGTAGAATAATCTTAAATATTATTAAATCTCGAACCTCATAGGGCAGCTTGGCTAAGGCCTCTGCCCTAATGAAGTTCCCGGAGGGATACGCCTGCATGAACCTAATGCACAGGATGGAGCAGCTTGTTGTTGAACTGAACACATATAACTATCACTACTATACATTGGATGATCCCCAGATCAGCGACAAAGAATATGATGTGCTTTATGACGAACTGGTAGCGCTTGAACAGACAAGCGGTCTTGTACTGCCGGATTCGCCAACACAGCGTGTGGGCGGGGAGATCCTCAAGGGCTTCACACCGCATCGCCATCTCGCTCCATTATGGAGCCTTGATAAAGCTCAGAATATGGAGCAGCTGCGTGCATGGAATGCGCGTGTCGTGAAGCTAGTCAATGATTATAATACCAAGAACCCAGAGCAACCTTTGCCATCCCCTGGCTATGCGATAGAACTAAAATTTGATGGACTGACGCTGAACCTGACATACACGGATGGACAACTGGTGCAGGCTTCCACACGTGGTAATGGTGTGGTAGGTGAGGGGATACTGGCACAGGTCAAGACGATTAAATCCGTTCCACTTACAATTCCTTTTCGAAATGGAACAATTGAAGTGCAGGGAGAAGGAATCATGAATCTTTCTGTACTGTCCAAATATAATGAGACTGCCGCGGACCCACTTAAAAATGCACGCAACGCCGCAGCTGGTGCTTTGCGCAACTTGAATCCCAAAGTGACAGCAGAACGCCGACTGAATGCATTTTTCTACAACGTGGGATATGCAGACGGTATCCAGTTTAACAGCCACCAGGAGATGATGGCCTTCCTGCGTGAAAATCATTTCAAGGTGAACCCATACCTGACTTACTTTGATAATTTTGATGATGTAATGGAGCAACTGATTGAGATTGAAGAATCCCGTGCGGGATTGGACTATCTTATTGATGGGGCAGTATTGAAAATTACAGATATGCGCACACGTGAGGTTCTCGGATATACTGATAAATTCCCACGCTGGGCGGTGGCCTATAAGTTCGAAGCAGAGGAAACGACTACGCTCCTTAACTCGGTCGAGTGGAATGTAGGAAGAACCGGGAAGATCACTCCACTGGCTAGGGTAGAACCGGTAGAGCTGGCGGGAGTCACTGTACAAAATTGTACGCTGAACAATGCTGGTGACATCGAGCGTAAAAACCTGAAGTTTGCTTTGGGGGCACGTGTGTTTATTCGTCGCTCAAACGATGTTATTCCTGAGATTTTGGGAAAAGTAACATCTGAGAACGATGGAGAGGAAATTGTGGTTCCAGATCATTGTCCAGCTTGTGGGTTTCCGCTGCAGCAGCGAGGCGCTCATTTATTTTGTGACAATAAGTTAGGTTGTAAACCCCAAATTGTGGCCCGCATTTCTCATTTTGCTTCACGTGATGCTATGGACATTGAGACGTTCAGTGATAAAACAGCTATTCAACTGCATGATGAATTGGGAGTTCGTGAACCAGCGGATCTGTATACACTGCAATATGATGATCTTGTGAAGCTGGAGCGGTTTGGTGAGAAAAAGGCCAATAACCTCTTGGCGGCACTCGAAAAGAGTAAGGAGAGAGACCTGGCTTCTTTCCTTTATGCTTTGGGCATACCTAATACCGGTAAAGCGACGACACGCATGTTGGCTGAACACTATCGTGACTTGCACAAGACGATGTCCGCTACGGTGGATGAACTGATAGAACTCCCAGATGTAGGTGGGATTGTAGCTGAAAGCATTGTTGCATTCTTTGCCGATCCATTTACTCAAGCAGGGATTGAAAAGATGCTGTCTCTAGGGGTAAGAGCTCAGGCCCCCGAAGCTCCACAGGCGAAAAAGACAGACAGCTTTTTCAGTGGCAAAACGGTTGTGCTTACAGGTACCTTGCATCAGCTTACGCGTGATGAAGCTGCATCGAGGCTGGAGGCGCTGGGAGCCAAAGTTGCCGGATCTGTATCGAAAAAGACGGATCTAGTCATAGCTGGTGAAAAGGCTGGGAGCAAGCTGGCTAAGGCACAACAGCTCGGAATTGACACCATAGAAGATGAGGATGAATTTATCAGACTGTTAGAACAAGAATAATAGTTTTTGCAATGAGGGCAGTCATTCCGTTCCAAAGCGGAGTGGCTGCCTTATTATCTGTTATATAGTAAAGAACAAGAGTATAAAAAAGTGCTTGCTAAATAACTTCAGGCATGATATATTATTAGACGTTGCTTTGAGAATAACATTTCTTGAAGCAAAGTTGCTGAAAAGATAATCAAAAAAAAGATTTGACAAGAAAGCAACTGACATGATATGATCTAATTCCTGACTTGTTGAACAAACGAGGTCAGACAAGTTCTTTGAAAACTGAACAAATGGATGATGAAATAAAGATTACTTCTTTTATAAAGAAGAATCGCTAGCATTAAAAATGAGCTAATCGCTCTTTCTATAACCAACTTCGGTTGGTCTTTAATGGAGAGTTTGATCCTGGCTCAGGACGAACGCTGGCGGCGTGCCTAATACATGCAAGTCGAGCGGGGTTAGTTAGAAGCTTGCTTCTAACTAACCTAGCGGCGGACGGGTGAGTAACACGTAGGCAACCTGCCCACAAGACAGGGATAACTACCGGAAACGGTAGCTAATACCCGATACATCCTTTTCCTGCATGGGAGAAGGAGGAAAGGCGGAGCAATCTGTCACTTGTGGATGGGCCTGCGGCGCATTAGCTAGTTGGTGGGGTAAAGGCCTACCAAGGCGACGATGCGTAGCCGACCTGAGAGGGTGATCGGCCACACTGGGACTGAGACACGGCCCAGACTCCTACGGGAGGCAGCAGTAGGGAATCTTCCGCAATGGGCGAAAGCCTGACGGAGCAACGCCGCGTGAGTGATGAAGGTTTTCGGATCGTAAAGCTCTGTTGCCAGGGAAGAACGCTTGAGAGAGTAACTGCTCTTGAGGTGACGGTACCTGAGAAGAAAGCCCCGGCTAACTACGTGCCAGCAGCCGCGGTAATACGTAGGGGGCAAGCGTTGTCCGGAATTATTGGGCGTAAAGCGCGCGCAGGCGGCTCTTTAAGTCTGGTGTTTAATCCCGAGGCTCAACTTCGGGTCGCACTGGAAACTGGGGAGCTTGAGTGCAGAAGAGGAGAGTGGAATTCCACGTGTAGCGGTGAAATGCGTAGAGATGTGGAGGAACACCAGTGGCGAAGGCGACTCTCTGGGCTGTAACTGACGCTGAGGCGCGAAAGCGTGGGGAGCAAACAGGATTAGATACCCTGGTAGTCCACGCCGTAAACGATGAATGCTAGGTGTTAGGGGTTTCGATACCCTTGGTGCCGAAGTTAACACATTAAGCATTCCGCCTGGGGAGTACGGTCGCAAGACTGAAACTCAAAGGAATTGACGGGGACCCGCACAAGCAGTGGAGTATGTGGTTTAATTCGAAGCAACGCGAAGAACCTTACCAGGTCTTGACATCCCTCTGACCGGTCTAGAGATAGGCCTTTCCTTCGGGACAGAGGAGACAGGTGGTGCATGGTTGTCGTCAGCTCGTGTCGTGAGATGTTGGGTTAAGTCCCGCAACGAGCGCAACCCTTATGCTTAGTTGCCAGCAGGTCAAGCTGGGCACTCTAAGCAGACTGCCGGTGACAAACCGGAGGAAGGTGGGGATGACGTCAAATCATCATGCCCCTTATGACCTGGGCTACACACGTACTACAATGGCCGGTACAACGGGAAGCGAAATCGCGAGGTGGAGCCAATCCTAGAAAAGCCGGTCTCAGTTCGGATTGTAGGCTGCAACTCGCCTACATGAAGTCGGAATTGCTAGTAATCGCGGATCAGCATGCCGCGGTGAATACGTTCCCGGGTCTTGTACACACCGCCCGTCACACCACGAGAGTTTACAACACCCGAAGTCGGTGAGGTAACCGCAAGGAGCCAGCCGCCGAAGGTGGGGTAGATGATTGGGGTGAAGTCGTAACAAGGTAGCCGTATCGGAAGGTGCGGCTGGATCACCTCCTTTCTATGGAGAATCGTTTCCTGCAATGGAAACATTCAAATATGAAGCGTAAGCTTCAATAATTCATCATTCCATTTGTTCAGTTTTGATGGAACTTGTAAGGGGCCATAGCTCAGCTGGGAGAGCGCCTGCCTTGCACGCAGGAGGTCAGCGGTTCGATCCCGCTTGGCTCCACCAATTACAATTTCATCTATAACCGTTTGGAGATCATTAACTCTTCAGGAGTTGATTGATAATCACACAGCTTTGCACCTTGAAAACTGGATACCGAAACGAAATTGCGTTTTAGAATATTCCTTTAAGCTGATCTTGTGTAAACAAGTGAAATAAAGGTAGCAGATAAGGGAAGATATTTTGCCTTTGGCAAAAATCATTCTTTATTGAACATCGACATTTTCTTTCTCTGAAAGAGAAGTCTAGGTTAAGCTACAAAGAGCACACGGAGGATGCCTAGGCGCCAGGAGCCGACGAAGGACGTGGCGAACAACGATAAGGCCTCGGGGAGCTGTAAGCAAGCTTTGATCCGGGGATGTCCGAATGGGGAAACCCGGCTGTCTTCATCGACAGTCACTACTCATTGAATTCATAGGTGAGTGAGAGGCAGACCAGGGGAACTGAAACATCTAAGTACCCTGAGGAAGAGAAAACAATAGTGATTCCGTCAGTAGCGGCGAGCGAACGCGGATTAGCCCAAACCAAGGAGCTTGCTCCTTGGGGTTGTGGGACGTCTCACATGGAGTTACAAAGGAATCGGTTAGATGAAGAGGTCTGGAAAGGCCCGCCAGAGAAGGTAAAAGCCCTGTAGTTCAAAACCTGTTCCCTCCGAGACGGATCCCGAGTAGTGCGGGGCACGTGAAACCCCGTATGAATCCGGCAGGACCATCTGCCAAGGCTAAATACTCCCTGGCGACCGATAGTGAAGCAGTACCGTGAGGGAAAGGTGAAAAGCACCCCGGAAGGGGAGTGAAATAGATCCTGAAACCGTGTGCTTACAAGAAGTCAGAGCCCGATCTATGGGTGATGGCGTGCCTTTTGTAGAATGAACCGGCGAGTTACGTTCCCGTGCAAGGTTAAGGTGAAGAGCTGAAGCCGCAGCGAAAGCGAGTCTGAATAGGGCGAATGAGTACGTGGACGTAGACCCGAAACCGGGTGATCTACCCCTGTCCAGGGTGAAGGTGCGGTAACACGCACTGGAGGCCCGAACCCACGCATGTTGAAAAATGCGGGGATGAGGTGGGGGTAGCGGAGAAATTCCAATCGAACCCGGAGATAGCTGGTTCTCCCCGAAATAGCTTTAGGGCTAGCCTCGGAAAGAAGAATCGTGGAGGTAGAGCACTGATTGGGTGCGGGGCCCGCAAGGGTTACCAAGCTCAGTCAAACTCCGAATGCCATGGATTTAGTTCCGGGAGTCAGACAGTGAGTGCTAAGATCCATTGTCGAAAGGGAAACAGCCCAGACCATCAGCTAAGGTCCCCAAGTGTGTGTTAAGTGGGAAAGGATGTGGAGTTGCACAGACAACCAGGATGTTGGCTTAGAAGCAGCCACCATTGAAAGAGTGCGTAATAGCTCACTGGTCGAGTGACTCTGCGCCGAAAATGTAACGGGGCTAAACACACCACCGAAGCTATGGCTTGATGCTTTGCATCAGGGGTAGGGGAGCGTTGAATGCGGGTTGAAGGTGTACCGGAAGGAGCGCTGGACTGCATTCAAGTGAGAATGCCGGTATGAGTAACGAAAAGATCTGTGAGAATCAGATCCGCCGAAAGCCTAAGGGTTCCTGAGGAAGGTTCGTCCGCTCAGGGTAAGTCGGGACCTAAGGCGAGGCCGATAGGCGTAGTCGAAGGACAACAGGTGGAAATTCCTGTACCACCGTAATCCGCTATGAGCGATGGGGTGACGCAGTAGGGTAGTGACGCGGACTGATGGATGTCCGTCTAAGCAGTGAGGCTGATGTGTAGGCAAATCCGCACATCGTAAGGCTGGGCTGTGATGGGGAGCGAAAATTATAGTAGCGAAGGTCATGATCTCAGACTGCCAAGAAAAGCCTCTAGCCAGGAGAAGGTGCCCGTACCGCAAACCGACACAGGTAGGCGAGAAGAGAATTCTAAGGCGCGCGGAAGAACTCTCGTTAAGGAACTCGGCAAAATGACCCCGTAACTTCGGGAGAAGGGGTGCCTCGGTAGGGTGAATAGCCCGAGGGGGCCGCAGTGAAAAGGCCCAAGCGACTGTTTAGCAAAAACACAGGTCTGTGCGAAGCCGCAAGGCGAAGTATACGGGCTGACGCCTGCCCGGTGCTGGAAGGTTAAGGGGAGTGGTAAGCTCGTAAGAGCGAAGCTATGAACCGAAGCCCCAGTAAACGGCGGCCGTAACTATAACGGTCCTAAGGTAGCGAAATTCCTTGTCAGGTAAATTCTGACCCGCACGAATGGCGTAACGACTTGGGCGCTGTCTCAACGAGAGATCCGGTGAAATTTTAATACCTGTGAAGATGCAGGTTACCCGCGACAAGACGGAAAGACCCCATGGAGCTTTACTGCAGCTTGATATTGAATTTGGGTACGATCTGTACAGGATAGGTGGGAGCCGTTGAATCTTGAGCGCCAGCTTGAGAGGAGGCATCCTTGGGATACCACCCTGATCGTATCTAGGTTCTAACTTGGTACCGTAATCCGGTACGAGGACAGTGTCAGGTGGGCAGTTTGACTGGGGCGGTCGCCTCCTAAAGAGTAACGGAGGCGCCCCAAGGTTCCCTCAGAATGGTTGGAAATCATTCGAAGAGTGCAAAGGCAGAAGGGAGCTTGACTGCGAGACCTACAAGTCGAGCAGGGACGAAAGTCGGGCTTAGTGATCCGGTGGTACCGCATGGAAGGGCCATCGCTCAACGGATAAAAGCTACCCTGGGGATAACAGGCTTATCTCCCCCAAGAGTCCACATCGACGGGGAGGTTTGGCACCTCGATGTCGGCTCATCGCATCCTGGGGCTGAAGTAGGTCCCAAGGGTTGGGCTGTTCGCCCATTAAAGCGGTACGCGAGCTGGGTTCAGAACGTCGTGAGACAGTTCGGTCCCTATCTGTCGTGGGCGTAGGAAATTTGAGAGGAGCTGTCCTTAGTACGAGAGGACCGGGATGGACGTACCGCTGGTGTACCAGTTGTTCCGCCAGGAGCACCGCTGGGTAGCTATGTACGGAAGGGATAAGCGCTGAAAGCATCTAAGCGTGAAGCCCCCCTCAAGATGAGATTTCCCAGTATGTAAGACCCCTTGAAGACGACGAGGTAGATAGGTTGGGGGTGGAAGTGCAGTAATGCATGGAGCTGACCAATACTAATCGGTCGAGGGCTTATCCTAAAGATAAGACGCAATGAGTTTCGGATCCAGTTTTCAGGGTGTAACCTTGAAGGTATGTAGAAGTACATACGACAAGCGTATAGCTATTCATTCACAGAATCCGTGATGAACCGAATAACCTTACGGAAGAATTTGCGAGGCAAATTCATGTTTGGTGGCGATAGCGGAGGGGTTCCACACGTACCCATCCCGAACACGACCGTTAAGCCCTCCAGCGCCGATGGTACTTGGACCGCAGGGTCCTGGGAGAGTAGGACGTTGCCAAGCAAAAGTAAAAAGGATGATAACCTCACTGAGGTTATCATCCTTTTTTTATGCATTTTGTGGATGGACACCTGATTCTAAGGTTGACAGAGAGAAGAGGCTTTGCGACACTCTAAGTGCGTATTTTTTTAAAGGTCCAAGTATACGAGCGAGGTGACGAAGTTATGGAGATCAGACAATTACAACGTGAGGAATTTGAAGCAGCTATAGGATTATCCCAGTATGCTTTTCAGTTTACAATGACCCCGGAGGATCTGGAGAAAGCCAAGAAGAAATTCAAACCAGAACAAACATGGGGGATATTCGACGGACCTGACTTGAACGCTAAACTGACTTTGCTACCACTACAGGTATACATACATGGTCAGGTTTTTGATATGGGAGGCATTGCTGGTGTGGCAACGTGGCCGGAAAAGCGTCGCGGAGGTATGGTTTCACGTTTGTTGACGCATGCGCTTGAAGAAATGAAGACTGCAGGACAAAGCCTTTCTTTTCTGCATCCATTTTCTTTTGCCTTCTATCGTAAATTTGGATGGGAAACGTATACTGAGTACAAAAAATACGTCATTCCAATTGATAAATTCCCTGCTAAACTTAAAACAGAAGGTATAGTCAAACGGGATATCAAAAATATTTCAGAACTAGACCAAGTGTATCAATCATATGCTTCACGTTACAATGGTACGCTGGTACGAGATAAGGCATGGTGGCAGGAACGGATTTTAAATGAGAATTATCGAACTGTAGTATATTACACAGATGCAAGCGACCCTCAGGGATATGCACTATACAAAATAGAAGATAAACAGTTAAATTGTGATGAGTTGGTATATGAAAATGAGACGGCACGTCGGGCTTTGTGGACTTATTTTGCAAATCATGACTCAATGATAACCCAAGGTAAATTTATTTACGTTCCAGCAGATGACAATCTGCCTTTTTTACTCGATGATCCGCGAATTCAACAGGAAACGGTGCCTTATTTTATGGGGCGTATTGTGGATGCTGTTGCTTTTGTAGAGAGATACCCTTTTGAGCAGATTGGAGAGGAAACAAGTTTAACCTTACATCTGACAGATCGGTATGCTCCTTGGAATGAAGGAGTATGGAGATTAACGATTACTACGGAGGGGCAAGGACATCTGGCAAGAATGGATACATGTAATTTATCTGAGAACGATACAGTAGCTGACTTGGAACTGGGAATTCAGTCATTAACAACTTTAATGCTCGGCTACCAGCAAGCTGATAACCTGTTTAATTGGGGGCGCATTGAAGGAAGCAGTGAGTCTGTGGCTGCACTTAAACGTGTAATACCAACAAAACAAACGTTCCTATTGGATTTTTTCTGATAAAGGCCCAATTAGATTTTCTTAATGCCCAACTCTTTTTAACCAAATTGGATGTGGTATATCATAATTATTCAAAGCTCTTTCCATAATGGGAAGAGTTTTTTTATTCTATGGTATAAAACATAATTAGATTGCGAAAAATGGTATTGACCCCTTGGCAAAAATGAAATTTGTGCTATAATACGAATATAGTCAAAGAAAGTCAAAGTCAATCAGAACCAGTGTGAATCTACAGAAGTATAGCAATAATGACTTGATTTGCGTATAGTTAGGAGCTGCTTCTTATGGACAGAAGAGAAGTGTATGATTTATCGCAAATAAAGGTCACACTAGAAACGAAACGGTACAATTCCAATGGATGTAGAACAGGCAATAGCCTGAATACAGCTTAGATTCGTGACTATACCGTTTGGTTAAGTTCAATATACGGCGGACTCTGTGGAGCGTGAAATGTATTTGAATACTTGCGTTTCCGTTAGTGGAGGATGATGAAATGCGCAATGTTTCCGACATTATTGAACAATATTTGAAGAGCATGCTGCTGGAAAGTCCCCAAGGCTTAGTGGAGATTCAGCGCAATGATCTGGCTGACCGCTTTTCCTGCGTACCGTCGCAAATTAATTATGTAATTAGTACCCGGTTTACGCTGGAAAAAGGTTATGTGGTGGAAAGTAAACGCGGTGGTGGAGGTTATATTCGGATTCAGCGAATTCAATTACCTGCACAGCATGCGATCCATACACACCTTCATCAGAGCATCGGGGAGGAAATTAGCCAATCGGCAGCAGAAGGATTGATTTATCAGTTAGAGGAAGCTCATTTTTTAAGCAAAAGGGAAGCTGGTCTTATAAAGGCTGCTTTATCAAGAGATACGTTATTGCTGAAGCTTCCCTATCGTGACCAACTGCGAGCAAGATTGCTTAAGGCTATGCTGATCTCGTTGCTGGCGGCCAAATAGCTAGTATCCATTAACCAGTGAATAGAGATTTGCAATTCAGATGTAGGGATTTGTAAAAATCCTGACGTTGAAGGAGGTGCTTTTATGCTGTGCCAAGAATGTAATATGCGGCCGGCAACTTTGCATTTCACCAAAATTGTGAATGGCGAAAAGACAGAGTTTCATATTTGTGAGACATGTGCGAAGGAAAAAGGGGAGATGATCCCTGGAACACCTAATGGCTTTTCGATTCATAGCTTGTTGTCGGGGATGTTGGATTTTGACTCCAGCACAAAGAGCCAGTCTTCAGGTCACAGTGTTCCCCAAAATCTGCAATGCAAGGATTGCGGTATGACTTATACACAGTTTAGTAAGCTAGGACGCTTTGGATGTCCATCATGCTATCAATATTTTGATAGTCGCCTGGACCCTCTGTTCAAGCGTGTGCATGGTAGTACGAGTCATGTTGGGAAAGTTCCGGTCCGTACTGGAGGCCGATTAAAGGTTAAACGGCAAATTGATGATTTGAAAAAAGAGATGCAACAACACATTGTACAGGAAGAATTCGAATCAGCTGCTGAGCTTAGGGATCAAATCAGAAAGCTTGAAAAAGAAATGACTGAAGAGTAAAGTTTGTGAAGAGTAGGAGGGAATGCGTGATGCCCAATATCCGATTTACGGAAAAGCCGCTAAGTGATTGGATGCGTGGTGATGCTGCGGATTCGGAGATTGTCATTAGCAGCCGGGTAAGAATTGCGCGTAACTTGCAGCATCTGCCTTTTCCCATGCTTGCTACCAATCAGCAGTCGGAAGAAGTGCTTCAACGCTTAACGGATATCCTTCAGTATGATGATTTGCGTCGTTTTGGTACTTTTCATACCTTGAAAATATCCGAGTTGGATGAGATCGACAAACAGGTACTGGTTGAGAAGCACTTGATTAGTCCTAATTTGGCGAACGAATCTCGCAACGGTGCTGTGTTGATTAGTGATGATGAATCAGTTAGTGTTATGATAAATGAAGAGGATCATTTGCGTATTCAGTGCTTATATCCCGGATGTCAGGTTAGAGAAGCTTGGGAACGCGCTATGGTCATTGATGATGCATTTGAAGCGCATGTTGATTATGCATTTGATGATCGGAGAGGTTTTCTGACCAGTTGTCCGACGAATGTCGGCA
This window of the Paenibacillus polymyxa genome carries:
- the pcrA gene encoding DNA helicase PcrA — translated: MQSIDIHEAVARLNQPQRQAVEAVDGPLLIMAGAGSGKTRVLTHRIAYLIATRKTAPWGILAITFTNKAAREMQDRVSKLIGPQGRDVWVSTFHSMCVRILRRDIERIGFTSNFSILDSTDQLSVIRSCMKDLNIDTKKFEPKAVQSMMSTAKNELVTPEMYERKIGDYFEGIVAKVYTKYQQRLRNNNSLDFDDLIMATIQLFKEVPEVLDFYQKKFQYIHVDEYQDTNRAQYMLCKMLADKHHRLCVVGDSDQSIYRWRGADISNILNFEEDYPEARTILLEQNYRSTSNILNAANEVIGQNTGRKPKKLWTDKEGGAKIKVYRADSEHDEGYFIASEIHKNIKAGKTYSHHAILYRTNAQSRVVEEILIKSDIPYQIVGGIKFYDRKEIKDLLAYLRLLSNPDDDISLIRIINVPKRSIGDTTVGKLQAAAAERGVSIFRVLQVVDDLGFAGRTRNALVEFYDMIEGLSRMVDYLSVTELTEKMLETTQYRLELQNENTLESRSRLENIDEFLSVTMEFEKGTEDKSLVSFLTDLALIADIDSMNDDEEEQSDAVVLMTMHSAKGLEFPIVFIVGMEEGVFPHSRAFLDNEELEEERRLAYVGITRAEEQLFLTCAQMRTLFGRTTANPPSRFLEEIPDELKEDTVIKRDRYRRSGNVGGSYGGRGLGKSSGSNFGGERSFDTMSRSGSSASASPRVTVTTSSPAKPTPSVATGGASIFAAGDKVQHGKWGIGTIVAVKGTGNDMELQIAFPAPVGVKRLLAGFAPITKVE
- a CDS encoding UvrB/UvrC motif-containing protein codes for the protein MLCQECNMRPATLHFTKIVNGEKTEFHICETCAKEKGEMIPGTPNGFSIHSLLSGMLDFDSSTKSQSSGHSVPQNLQCKDCGMTYTQFSKLGRFGCPSCYQYFDSRLDPLFKRVHGSTSHVGKVPVRTGGRLKVKRQIDDLKKEMQQHIVQEEFESAAELRDQIRKLEKEMTEE
- a CDS encoding GNAT family N-acetyltransferase; translated protein: MEIRQLQREEFEAAIGLSQYAFQFTMTPEDLEKAKKKFKPEQTWGIFDGPDLNAKLTLLPLQVYIHGQVFDMGGIAGVATWPEKRRGGMVSRLLTHALEEMKTAGQSLSFLHPFSFAFYRKFGWETYTEYKKYVIPIDKFPAKLKTEGIVKRDIKNISELDQVYQSYASRYNGTLVRDKAWWQERILNENYRTVVYYTDASDPQGYALYKIEDKQLNCDELVYENETARRALWTYFANHDSMITQGKFIYVPADDNLPFLLDDPRIQQETVPYFMGRIVDAVAFVERYPFEQIGEETSLTLHLTDRYAPWNEGVWRLTITTEGQGHLARMDTCNLSENDTVADLELGIQSLTTLMLGYQQADNLFNWGRIEGSSESVAALKRVIPTKQTFLLDFF
- the ligA gene encoding NAD-dependent DNA ligase LigA; translation: MNLMHRMEQLVVELNTYNYHYYTLDDPQISDKEYDVLYDELVALEQTSGLVLPDSPTQRVGGEILKGFTPHRHLAPLWSLDKAQNMEQLRAWNARVVKLVNDYNTKNPEQPLPSPGYAIELKFDGLTLNLTYTDGQLVQASTRGNGVVGEGILAQVKTIKSVPLTIPFRNGTIEVQGEGIMNLSVLSKYNETAADPLKNARNAAAGALRNLNPKVTAERRLNAFFYNVGYADGIQFNSHQEMMAFLRENHFKVNPYLTYFDNFDDVMEQLIEIEESRAGLDYLIDGAVLKITDMRTREVLGYTDKFPRWAVAYKFEAEETTTLLNSVEWNVGRTGKITPLARVEPVELAGVTVQNCTLNNAGDIERKNLKFALGARVFIRRSNDVIPEILGKVTSENDGEEIVVPDHCPACGFPLQQRGAHLFCDNKLGCKPQIVARISHFASRDAMDIETFSDKTAIQLHDELGVREPADLYTLQYDDLVKLERFGEKKANNLLAALEKSKERDLASFLYALGIPNTGKATTRMLAEHYRDLHKTMSATVDELIELPDVGGIVAESIVAFFADPFTQAGIEKMLSLGVRAQAPEAPQAKKTDSFFSGKTVVLTGTLHQLTRDEAASRLEALGAKVAGSVSKKTDLVIAGEKAGSKLAKAQQLGIDTIEDEDEFIRLLEQE
- a CDS encoding CtsR family transcriptional regulator, yielding MRNVSDIIEQYLKSMLLESPQGLVEIQRNDLADRFSCVPSQINYVISTRFTLEKGYVVESKRGGGGYIRIQRIQLPAQHAIHTHLHQSIGEEISQSAAEGLIYQLEEAHFLSKREAGLIKAALSRDTLLLKLPYRDQLRARLLKAMLISLLAAK